From the Bacteroidota bacterium genome, one window contains:
- a CDS encoding nucleotide exchange factor GrpE → MTKGKNEKLKDKKEEKLKDSSEQQEIKKEKEEDSSEEKEITEDSDELEKEEEIEEEESEYDKLKREHDELHDKYLRQYSEFENFRRRTSKEKLQLIDHANERLLFDFISVIDDFERALQSIKENKSDDSKVIDDGLNLIFNKFKKLLKENDVTEIKCIGEAFDSEIHEALTKIPVTKKKLKGKIVDQVQKGYKHKDKVIRFSKVVVGE, encoded by the coding sequence ATGACAAAAGGAAAAAACGAGAAATTGAAAGATAAAAAAGAAGAAAAGCTAAAAGATTCTTCAGAACAGCAAGAAATTAAAAAAGAGAAAGAAGAAGATTCTTCAGAGGAAAAAGAAATTACTGAGGATAGTGATGAGCTTGAAAAAGAGGAAGAAATTGAGGAAGAAGAAAGTGAGTACGATAAGTTGAAAAGAGAGCATGATGAATTACATGATAAGTATTTAAGGCAATATTCTGAATTTGAAAATTTCAGACGAAGAACCAGTAAAGAAAAATTGCAACTAATTGATCATGCAAATGAAAGATTGCTTTTTGATTTTATTTCTGTAATTGATGATTTTGAAAGAGCCTTGCAATCAATAAAAGAAAATAAATCAGATGATTCCAAAGTAATTGATGATGGATTGAATTTGATCTTTAATAAATTTAAAAAATTATTAAAGGAAAATGATGTAACGGAAATTAAGTGCATAGGAGAAGCATTTGACTCGGAAATACATGAAGCATTAACCAAAATACCTGTTACTAAGAAAAAACTTAAAGGGAAAATTGTTGATCAGGTACAAAAGGGATATAAACATAAAGATAAAGTTATTAGATTTTCAAAAGTTGTAGTTGGAGAATAA
- the dnaJ gene encoding molecular chaperone DnaJ encodes MSKRDYYEILDVDKSASNEEIKKAYRKKAIQYHPDKNPDNKAAEEKFKEAAEAYEVLRDPDKKSRYDQYGHSGLKGGFGQGGEMSMDDIFDSFGDIFGGSNPFESFFGGGGQRSQGRRRVFKGSDLRIKVALTLKEIANGTKKKIKVKKSVACDVCGGSGAEGSNAFQTCSSCGGAGQVKRATNTFLGQMYTTSTCPTCNGEGRIITNKCSNCRGDGRVMGSEVIEINIPAGVSEGVQLAVSGKGNAAPRGGIPGDLIVVINETEDKYLKRDGNNIIYDLYLNIADAALGKSVEVPTINAKAKINIPAGTQGGKIFRLKGKGIPNLNAYGSGDQLIHINIWVPVKLNSQEKQILKELKNSENFIPSPSTDKGIFDKVKEMFS; translated from the coding sequence ATGTCAAAAAGAGATTATTACGAAATTCTTGATGTAGATAAATCTGCGTCAAATGAAGAGATAAAAAAAGCCTATCGTAAAAAAGCTATACAATATCATCCAGATAAAAATCCTGATAATAAAGCTGCTGAAGAAAAATTCAAAGAAGCCGCTGAAGCCTATGAAGTTTTACGTGATCCTGATAAAAAATCAAGGTACGACCAGTATGGACATAGTGGTTTAAAAGGAGGTTTTGGTCAAGGTGGTGAAATGTCAATGGATGATATTTTTGATAGTTTTGGTGATATATTTGGCGGTTCAAATCCTTTTGAATCTTTTTTCGGAGGAGGAGGACAGCGTTCTCAAGGACGAAGAAGAGTTTTTAAAGGCTCTGACTTACGAATAAAAGTTGCTTTAACTCTCAAAGAAATTGCAAACGGAACTAAGAAAAAAATAAAAGTAAAAAAATCTGTAGCCTGTGATGTATGTGGTGGTTCTGGTGCAGAAGGTAGTAATGCTTTTCAAACATGTTCAAGTTGCGGTGGTGCAGGACAGGTAAAGCGTGCTACAAATACTTTTTTGGGACAAATGTACACAACAAGTACATGCCCTACTTGTAATGGTGAAGGTAGAATAATTACTAACAAGTGTTCAAATTGTCGTGGTGATGGTAGAGTAATGGGCTCGGAAGTTATAGAAATTAATATTCCTGCAGGTGTTTCAGAAGGTGTACAATTGGCTGTTTCAGGAAAAGGAAATGCTGCCCCAAGAGGAGGGATTCCCGGAGATCTGATAGTTGTTATTAATGAAACAGAAGATAAATACTTGAAGCGTGATGGTAACAATATAATTTACGACCTTTATCTCAATATCGCTGATGCAGCACTTGGAAAAAGCGTTGAAGTTCCTACAATAAACGCTAAAGCAAAAATAAATATTCCTGCCGGCACTCAAGGTGGAAAAATATTCAGACTTAAAGGAAAAGGTATCCCCAATTTAAATGCCTATGGCAGTGGTGATCAACTTATTCATATAAATATTTGGGTTCCTGTAAAGCTAAACAGTCAAGAAAAACAAATACTGAAAGAATTGAAAAATTCTGAAAACTTTATCCCAAGCCCATCTACAGATAAAGGAATTTTTGATAAAGTTAAAGAAATGTTTTCATAA
- a CDS encoding alpha/beta hydrolase, giving the protein MKKIITILLIVILSSCLRIDDMAFLNDNSITEYLLDDYKGETELVLPSQYDIADDMLTFVSFESKLEGESEPKAIAGLYIGELDSIFTDTIILYCHGQTDHMDYYWARAKLLANCGGKNRYGVLMFDYRGYGLSEGSPSEDGMNADVSAALNWLKQHAAKNKQVIIYGFSLGSAPATYAAAFYDDFKPNKLILESPFSSAENLTQESTMINVQAEFLTDLKLENAEMIKDVDQAFMWFHGVEDDYIAISNGELIYNNYKGIYKEAHPVEGAKHGKDGVPQTLGFDEYLDIVNDFIER; this is encoded by the coding sequence ATGAAAAAAATAATAACAATACTTTTGATAGTAATCTTGTCATCATGTTTACGAATTGATGACATGGCTTTTTTAAACGATAATTCAATTACAGAATATTTACTTGACGATTATAAAGGAGAAACAGAACTTGTTTTACCTTCGCAATATGATATTGCTGACGATATGCTTACCTTTGTTTCTTTTGAATCAAAATTAGAAGGAGAGTCAGAGCCTAAAGCAATTGCGGGACTGTATATTGGAGAACTTGATTCTATTTTTACAGATACAATAATTTTGTATTGCCATGGGCAAACCGACCACATGGATTATTACTGGGCAAGGGCAAAATTATTGGCAAATTGTGGAGGGAAAAACAGATACGGAGTTTTGATGTTTGATTATAGAGGCTATGGACTTTCAGAAGGTAGCCCAAGTGAAGATGGAATGAATGCTGATGTTTCCGCTGCTTTAAATTGGTTAAAACAACATGCTGCTAAAAACAAGCAAGTGATAATTTATGGTTTTAGTCTTGGTTCAGCACCCGCAACTTATGCAGCAGCTTTTTATGATGATTTTAAACCCAATAAACTAATACTTGAATCACCATTTTCCTCTGCCGAAAATCTTACCCAAGAATCAACAATGATAAATGTTCAGGCTGAGTTTTTAACAGATTTAAAACTAGAAAATGCTGAAATGATAAAAGATGTTGATCAAGCTTTTATGTGGTTTCATGGTGTTGAGGATGATTACATTGCAATTTCAAATGGTGAACTAATTTATAATAATTACAAAGGAATTTACAAAGAAGCACATCCTGTTGAAGGTGCAAAACATGGGAAAGATGGAGTACCTCAAACATTAGGATTTGATGAATATCTTGATATTGTAAACGATTTTATTGAAAGATAA